In Penaeus monodon isolate SGIC_2016 chromosome 15, NSTDA_Pmon_1, whole genome shotgun sequence, a genomic segment contains:
- the LOC119582249 gene encoding uncharacterized protein LOC119582249: MKYSQKYSCNWESLPLFKGWLQPSLKKKNRAYCKACDCELNAKKSKLEKHAGGQKHKTNVSSAAKQPTLLSMSFARGHSPLDKEVKKGEIKLAAFVAEYNLPMSIMTHLTQLIKSVCSDSEIAKYIACSRNKTTAILKKVIGEASKEELVSNLKTQKFSIIVDESTDKGCTKHLCLLARLIQGGKANDVFLGLVPVQERSAQSLYDSVVKVFVDNGIPYKENMIGFASDGANAMMSSRLMTDVPNLFIMKCICHSFHLCASYACMTLPRVVEQLARDVYNYFMSSPKRLSEVEEFQDFVKSDSLSLQAVVCRVLEQYDATLSERIVAAEKTLQISYEIYLGGKVTAAIAQNTHGLSQPNVEEFLKRCLNFLIEMFKHLRLIDSKVVLKKSEPSIAPLVSLLPGIIEENKLNEIDNEWRLLWNTDLEVDDSIDTERLWQTVQLLKESFQQLTT, encoded by the exons atgaaatattctcAGAAATATTCATGTAACTGGGAATCACTTCCATTGTTCAAGGGTTGGCTGCAACCGagtttgaagaagaaaaatagagctTATTGCAAAGCCTGTGATTGTGAACTTAATGCAAAGAAATCCAAGCTAGAGAAACATGCAGGtggacaaaaacacaaaacaaatgtcAGTAGTGCTGCCAAACAACCTACCCTATTGTCAATGTCATTTGCAAGAGGACATTCACCACTGGATAAAGAGgtgaaaaaaggtgaaataaaacTAGCAGCTTTTGTTGCAGAATATAACCTACCTATGAGTATTATGACACATTTAACCCAACTAATAAAATCTGTATGTAGTGACTCAGAGATTGCTAAATATATTGCATGCAGTAGAAATAAGACTACCGCAATACTCAAGAAAGTAATTGGTGAAGCTAGCAAGGAAGAGCTGGTCAGCAATCTAAAAACTCAAAAGTTTTCAATTATTGTTGATGAATCGACCGACAAAGGTTGCACTAAACACCTGTGCCTACTTGCCCGTCTGATACAAGGCGGTAAAGCTAATGATGTATTTCTTGGTCTAGTTCCTGTACAGGAAAGAAGTGCTCAAAGCTTGTATGACAGCGTTGTTAAAGTATTTGTAGATAATGGGATTCCCTACAAAGAGAACATGATAGGCTTTGCATCGGATGGCGCTAACGCTATGATGTCTTCTCGCCTTATGACTGATGTTCCTAATCTGTTCATTATGAAATGCATCTGTCATTCATTCCATTTGTGTGCCTCATATGCTTGCATGACTCTTCCAAGGGTAGTTGAGCAGCTAGCAAGGGATGTATATAATTACTTCATGTCAAGTCCTAAGAGGTTATCAGAGGTAGAGGAATTCCAAGATTTTGTGAAG TCAGACTCGCTGTCCCTTCAGGCTGTAGTGTGTCGGGTTCTAGAACAGTATGATGCTACACTATCAGAGAGAATTGTGGCAGCAGAAAAGACCCTTCAAATAAGCT ATGAGATTTACTTGGGAGGTAAAGTAACAGCAGCTATTGCACAAAACACTCATGGCTTGTCTCAGCCAAATGTGGAGGAGTTTCTAAAGCGTTGTTTAAACTTTCTGATTGAGA TGTTTAAACACCTGAGGCTCATTGATTCCAAAGTAGTGCTGAAAAAAAGTGAACCATCCATTGCACCACTAGTCAGCTTACTTCCAGGAATCATTGAAGAAAATAAGTTGAACGAGATAGATAATGAATGGAGACTACTTTGGAATACAGACCTTGAAGTAGATGATAGTATTGACACAGAAAGACTCTGGCAAACC GTGCAGCTGCTGAAAGAATCTTTTCAGCAATTAACAACATGA